A window of [Ruminococcus] lactaris ATCC 29176 genomic DNA:
TTTGACAGCAAGTTCTTTTCCCTGCTCCTGTGCCTTTTCTTCGCCTGAAGGCGGTACTGGTCGCATTTGTTCTTTCGGCTGGTAAACAGTTTCTTCGCCTGCCGAAGAAACAGAAGCTTTCCCTTTCTTCCGTTCAATAAGCTTTTCTGCCTGTCTGCGTACCTGATGCCCTGTTTCGTGAAAGATGCGGTCAGCATACTCGCTGGCCACATCTTCTGCATAACCTACCGGATTATTCTCTCTATCACTAGATTTCTCCGTCGATTGCATGATATTTTCTTTTGTTCTGACATAGGACTGCTTGACATGGTCTGTCACTGTAACTGTCTTATTCCCAGATTCAATGTTGTTGTGGTCTTAGCTGTTCCTCCCTTCTGATTTGCAAGGGCGATTACTTTACACTTGGTCATGTGGATTCCTCCTTCCTCGAAAAATTTAATAGCCAATCTGTTTTACGAAACTGGCTATGTATAAAAATGAGCATGAAAAAAGCCGACTGACTTTCCATTTGAATCAATCGGCTATGTAATATATTCTATTTTACATTTTTCAAGATATTCAATTTCTCGAAAATCTTTTTCTTCACGAAAACGTTCCGGAATATTTCCAAATATTTTCTTATAAATTTCAGCAGACCCTTCTGTATATTCTTCAACTTTATGTGTTAATTTCTTTTTTACTTGCTCTTGAAATGTTTCTGATTGTCGTGGAAGCCATTCATTCATAATTTGAAATGCATTATATTTCTCCAGTCTATCAAAACATACTCCCATTGTTTCTATGATTTCTTTTATCCGCATTTTCTCTTTTGAGGGAATAATAATATACCTCTTTTTTACACATTCACTAATTCTATATTCATTATATTCTACTGGAATAAGCTTACTTTTATACCAATATTCATGTGTAAGTGCAGCATCATCAACCAAACCATTTAAATATAACTGTTCCCATGAAATTAACTGTTCATCATTTTCATCAACGACTATCTTATAAACTTTAACATCTAGCGTATCTTCTTGAAAATACTTATATATCTCCAATGCACGCAAACATTGAATAATACTTGGTGCCAAACATATTCTATTTGTTTTAACTTCTTCCCCTATAGAAGTATCTCCTGGTATTCGTGGAATCAGTATTTCCTGTGTTGGCTTATTAAATAATGTTACATGATATAAAATCAATTCTATTCCCCTTTTTACTACTAAATGGTTCTTTATGCAAATAATCGAAAATCTGTGTCCTCATTATAATCTCTCTTTTTTAATATTTCAATTTATTATTTTCCACGATAGCTTATGAAAAGTTGGGGAATCTTACGCTATCATACATCAAAAGTTGGGTAAATATTGGGTAATTACACTACTCCCCAACTTTTACCCAATTCCATGCATAAATAGCGATAATTTACGATAAGTCAAAATTTGTTCCCCAACACGCAAAAAAACCTTGAATCATCCCATTTTCATAGGAAATTCAAGGTTTTTCGTTGATTTACATGATAATAATACGGTTCAAATTCTTATGCGAACTGTAAGATTATGCGTTCATCTGATTTGCGACTTTTGGCTTACATTCCAGCCTGAGCTGCAACTTCTGCTGCGAAATCGTCAACCTTTTTCTCAAGACCTTCTCCTGTCTCGAAACGAACGAACTTCGTTACTGTTACATTTGCACCGTTCTCTTTTGCTACCTTATCAACATACTTAGCTACTGTAAGGTCGCTGTCCTGAACATATACCTGATCAAGCAGGCAGATTTCTTTCAGCTCTTTGTTCAGACGTCCGATGATCATCTTCTCGATGATATTATCCGGCTTCTCCGGGTTCTCTTTCTTAGCCTGTGCAAGAAGGATCTCTTTCTCATGATCAAGATAATCCTGAGCCACTTCCTGACGGGAAACATATTTCGGAGACATAGCTGCAACCTGCATAGCTACGTTCTTCAGTGCAGCTTTGATCTCATCATTAACAACATCTGTATCAGCTACTACAAGAACACCGATACGTCCGCCACCGTGAATGTAAGGTACAACTACACCATTCTCTGCTGTTACTTTCTCAAATCTTCTGATATTAAGGTTCTCACCAATAACTGCGATCTTCTCTACGAGAGCATCTTTTACAGTCTTTGTTGTATCAGCTTCCCATGCCTCAGCCATGAATGCATCCATATCTGCTGCATCAGAATCTACAACCTGATTTACTACTGCTTCTACAAATCCCTGGAACTCATCGTTCTTAGCAACGAAGTCTGTCTCAGAGTTTACTTCTACGATTGCTGCTACTTTATCATCTTTAACTACAGTCTTAACGATACCTTCTGCTGCAATTCTTCCAGCTTTCTTCTCAGCTTTAGCCTGTCCGTTCTTTCTCAGGAATTCAACGGCTGCATCCATATCTCCATTTGTCTCGGAGAGTGCTTTTTTGCAGTCCATCATTCCTGCACCTGTCATTTCTCTTAACTCTTTTACCATTCCTGCTGTGATTGCCATGATAATTTTCCTCCATTATTCATAGTTATCTGTTGCTTGTCTCTATAAAACTTTTATACAGAAAATCTCCTACCTGCAGATTTTCCCGCATACTAAAGTATATACAAAATGCCTCAACCTGTTGATCAGGCTGAAGCATTCTCGTTGCTGGTCACAGAATACTGTAAACAGCAACGCATTTCTTTTCATATCAAGAACTGATATTACTCTTCTACAGCCTCTTCAGCTTCTGCTGCTTCTACATCAGCATCTTCGTAATAACCATCTTCTGCTGCTCCCTGATTTGCCTCGATCACAGCGTCTGCCATCTTGGAAACGATCAGTTTTACAGCTCTGATTGCATCATCATTTCCCGGGATTACATAATCCAGTTCTTCCGGATCACAGTTTGTATCACAGATACCGATCAGCGGGATTCCGAGTGTATGTGCTTCCTGTACACAGATTCTTTCCTTTTTCGGATCTACGATGAAGATAGCATCTGGCAGCTTCTTCATATCTTTAATTCCGCCGAGGTTCTTCTCCAGCTTATCCCATTCTTTTTTCAGCTCGATAACTTCTTTTTTCGGAAGTACATCGAATGTTCCGTCTTCAGCCATAGCCTCGATGTCTTTCAGACGTTTGATACGGCTCTGGATTGTCTTGAAGTTTGTAAGCATTCCTCCAAGCCATCTCTCATTTACATAATACATTCCGCAACGCTCAGCCTCAGCCTTGATTGCATCCTGTGCCTGCTTCTTTGTTCCTACGAAAAGGATTGTTCCGCCATCTGCTGCAATATCAGATACTGCCTTGTATGCATCGTCTACCATTCCTACAGACTTCTGCAGGTCGATGATATAGATACCATTTCTTTCTGTGTAGATATACGGAGCCATCTTAGGATTCCATCTTCTTGTCTGATGTCCAAAATGAACACCGGCTTCCAATAACTGCTTCATTGAAATAACGCTCATGTTACTTTCCTCCATTTGGTTTTTTTCTTCCGTATGCTTTCAGCTCCTCTGAAACCGGGTAAATCCTGCGATTCTCCTTAGGCACCTTCAAAGGAATCCGCATACGTGCTTTTTCGCAACGCTCGTAGTATAGCATAAAACTTCTCGCATTGCAAGGATTTTTTTCTTACATTGATATCCATCCGGGAGTTTGACAGTTGAATATTAGAAAAATACCTTGCAGGCCTTATAAAACCTGCTTTTTTTATGTCAAATTTTCCGTTTTTATATGTACTTGTTTGTGATAGTGTGTTATAATAAAAGAAAAGGAGTTTTTTCTAATCATGTATATTGCACTTACAGGTAGTGAAAACAATAAAGATGTGTATATTTATCATTCTTTTCGCAAGGAAAATGGTAAGTCCTCATCTCGTATTTATAAAAAACTTGGAAAATATAACACACTTTTAGAACAATTCGATGGTGACAGAGATAAGATGATGGCATGGGCAAGAGAGCAGGCTGATAAAGAAACAAAGCTCTATAAAGAAGCTACTGGAAAGATTTCTGTAGAGTTTTCAAAAGCTGCTTGCATTCCGATGAATGAACGCCGTTCTTTCAATGTTGGGTATCTCTTTTTACAAGAACTTTGTACACAACTTCGTATAGATAAGATTTGTAGAACAATCAAAGAACGCCACAAATATAAATATAATCTACAAGCAATCCTGACTGATTTAGTTTATGCAC
This region includes:
- the tsf gene encoding translation elongation factor Ts encodes the protein MAITAGMVKELREMTGAGMMDCKKALSETNGDMDAAVEFLRKNGQAKAEKKAGRIAAEGIVKTVVKDDKVAAIVEVNSETDFVAKNDEFQGFVEAVVNQVVDSDAADMDAFMAEAWEADTTKTVKDALVEKIAVIGENLNIRRFEKVTAENGVVVPYIHGGGRIGVLVVADTDVVNDEIKAALKNVAMQVAAMSPKYVSRQEVAQDYLDHEKEILLAQAKKENPEKPDNIIEKMIIGRLNKELKEICLLDQVYVQDSDLTVAKYVDKVAKENGANVTVTKFVRFETGEGLEKKVDDFAAEVAAQAGM
- the rpsB gene encoding 30S ribosomal protein S2, translated to MSVISMKQLLEAGVHFGHQTRRWNPKMAPYIYTERNGIYIIDLQKSVGMVDDAYKAVSDIAADGGTILFVGTKKQAQDAIKAEAERCGMYYVNERWLGGMLTNFKTIQSRIKRLKDIEAMAEDGTFDVLPKKEVIELKKEWDKLEKNLGGIKDMKKLPDAIFIVDPKKERICVQEAHTLGIPLIGICDTNCDPEELDYVIPGNDDAIRAVKLIVSKMADAVIEANQGAAEDGYYEDADVEAAEAEEAVEE